In a single window of the Salmo trutta chromosome 21, fSalTru1.1, whole genome shotgun sequence genome:
- the orc2 gene encoding origin recognition complex subunit 2 isoform X3 yields MSLLEVRFVGDGDALEHIVDKQEDVQGSHSSLQRLVTLRSGAERSSREDGAGLSELHYVQALGTDEGEECVAAAAAAGGGASVFTFQTVKRANRMAQMGNTCPQRWKPASELARTPVRSVTFRTTPDPSSPAHNGCKSENRTPQKGRKVQFLSTTPHRLRKRLSDPSLRSDSDSELSPSDSGGEEEEEEEEDDDDEEEDRVNQSSTPSKPPATALYKTPAKKSKTAPEPPCQASLVEEYFEAHGSSKFLTSDRTLQRLHTPKLDRETLFRLLEGKPACYSAEIEKLHSSHHEHFNKWMLQLRLGYSVLLYGLGSKKALLEEFRVSLLCQEMHLVVNGFFPSITLKSILTALSAELLEHQGTFRNPADQLQYITTTLREQPDLHVYLLIHNIDGPMLRGEKTQNALGQLASLPNLHLVASIDHINAPLVWDHCKLSQFNWVWWECVCFQRYVEETSYENSLLVQQTGALALSSLTHVLRSLTANARGIFKLLVEFQLENKDNTSYTGLSFQDFYQRCREAFLVNSDLTLRTQLTEFRDHKLIRTRKGADGVEYLLVAVDTSTLTDFLEKEVE; encoded by the exons ATGAGTTTATTGGAGGTGAGGTTTGTGGGCGACGGAGATGCACTGGAACACATAGTGGACAAACAAGAAG ACGTGCAGGGCAGCCACAGCAGTCTGCAGAGGCTGGTGACTCTGAGGAGTGGAGCGGAGAGGAGCAGTAGAGAGGATGGAGCAGGCCTTAGTGAGCTGCACTATGTCCAGGCCCTCGGAAcagatg agggggaggagtgtgtagcagcagcagcagcagcaggaggaggagcatcAGTGTTCACCTTTCAGACGGTGAAACGCGCCAACAGGATGGCCCAGATGG gaaatacatgtcctcagaGATGGAAGCCAg cgtctgAGCTGGCTCGGACCCCAGTGAGGAGCGTGACCTTCAGAACAACACCTGACCCTTCTAGCCCCGCCCACAATGGCTGCA AGAGTGAGAACAGGACTCCTCAGAAG GGCAGGAAGGTGCAGTTTCTTTCCACAACGCCCCACAGACTCAGGAAGAGACTCTCAG ATCCCAGCCTGAGGTCTGACAGCGACAGCgagctctctccctctgactctggaggggaggaggaggaggaggaggaggaggatgatgatgatgaagaggaggacagaGTGAATCAGTCCAGCACACCCAGTAAGCCTCCAGCCACAGCTCTCTATAAGACACCTGCTAAGAAGAGCAAGACTGCCCCAGAACCACCCTGCCAG GCCAGTCTGGTAGAGGAATACTTTGAGGCTCACGGCAGTTCGAAATTCCTGACATCAGACCGGACCCTGCAGCGCCTACACACACCTAAACTAGACagg GAGACGTTGTTTCGTCTGTTAGAAGGGAAACCGGCGTGTTATTCTGCAGAGATTGAGAAGCTCCACTCCAGTCACCATGAACACTTCAACAAGTGGATGCTGCAGCTACG gcTGGGTTACAGTGTATTGCTGTACGGGCTGGGCAGTAAGAAGGCCTTACTAGAGGAGTTCCGAGTGTCTCTGCTCTGTCAGGAGATGCACCTGGTTGTCAACGGATTCTTCCCTTCCATCACTCTCAAATCA ATCCTGACTGCTCTGTCTGCAGAGCTTCTAGAACACCAAGGAACGTTCCGGAACCCTGCTGACCAACTACAGTACATCACCACCACCCTCAGAGAAC AGCCGGACCTCCACGTGTACCTGTTGATCCACAACATTGACGGTCCCATGCTCCGCGGAGAGAAGACCCAGAATGCACTGGGTCAACTGGCCTCACTACCCAACCTGCACCTTGTCGCCTCCATCGACCACATCAACGCACCGCTCG TGTGGGACCACTGCAAACTGAGTCAGTTTAACTGGGTGTGGTGGGAGTGCGTGTGTTTCCAGCGTTATGTGGAGGAGACGTCCTATGAGAACTCTCTACTCGTTCAACAGACTGGAGCCCTCGCCCTCTCCTCCCTGACACATGTCCTACGTAGCCTTACGGCTAACGCCAG GGGCATCTTTAAACTGCTGGTGGAGTTCCAACTGGAGAACAAAGACAACACTTcatacacag gcttgtCATTCCAGGACTTCTACCAGCGTTGTCGGGAAGCCTTCCTGGTGAACTCTGACCTCACCCTGCGAACCCAGCTCACAGAGTTCAGAGACCACAAACTCATCCGCACAcgcaag GGTGCTGATGGGGTGGAGTACCTGCTGGTTGCTGTGGACACCAGCACGCTGACTGACTTCCTGGAGAAGGAAGTAgagtga
- the orc2 gene encoding origin recognition complex subunit 2 isoform X2 — MMMMMMMMCIGMTLCWKWCGDEGVLLCSMSLLEVRFVGDGDALEHIVDKQEDVQGSHSSLQRLVTLRSGAERSSREDGAGLSELHYVQALGTDEGEECVAAAAAAGGGASVFTFQTVKRANRMAQMASELARTPVRSVTFRTTPDPSSPAHNGCKSENRTPQKGRKVQFLSTTPHRLRKRLSDPSLRSDSDSELSPSDSGGEEEEEEEEDDDDEEEDRVNQSSTPSKPPATALYKTPAKKSKTAPEPPCQASLVEEYFEAHGSSKFLTSDRTLQRLHTPKLDRETLFRLLEGKPACYSAEIEKLHSSHHEHFNKWMLQLRLGYSVLLYGLGSKKALLEEFRVSLLCQEMHLVVNGFFPSITLKSILTALSAELLEHQGTFRNPADQLQYITTTLREQPDLHVYLLIHNIDGPMLRGEKTQNALGQLASLPNLHLVASIDHINAPLVWDHCKLSQFNWVWWECVCFQRYVEETSYENSLLVQQTGALALSSLTHVLRSLTANARGIFKLLVEFQLENKDNTSYTGLSFQDFYQRCREAFLVNSDLTLRTQLTEFRDHKLIRTRKGADGVEYLLVAVDTSTLTDFLEKEVE, encoded by the exons atgatgatgatgatgatgatgatgtgcatcGGCATGACATTGTGTTGGAAGTGGTGTGGTGATGAAGGTGTGCTTCTGTGCAGTATGAGTTTATTGGAGGTGAGGTTTGTGGGCGACGGAGATGCACTGGAACACATAGTGGACAAACAAGAAG ACGTGCAGGGCAGCCACAGCAGTCTGCAGAGGCTGGTGACTCTGAGGAGTGGAGCGGAGAGGAGCAGTAGAGAGGATGGAGCAGGCCTTAGTGAGCTGCACTATGTCCAGGCCCTCGGAAcagatg agggggaggagtgtgtagcagcagcagcagcagcaggaggaggagcatcAGTGTTCACCTTTCAGACGGTGAAACGCGCCAACAGGATGGCCCAGATGG cgtctgAGCTGGCTCGGACCCCAGTGAGGAGCGTGACCTTCAGAACAACACCTGACCCTTCTAGCCCCGCCCACAATGGCTGCA AGAGTGAGAACAGGACTCCTCAGAAG GGCAGGAAGGTGCAGTTTCTTTCCACAACGCCCCACAGACTCAGGAAGAGACTCTCAG ATCCCAGCCTGAGGTCTGACAGCGACAGCgagctctctccctctgactctggaggggaggaggaggaggaggaggaggaggatgatgatgatgaagaggaggacagaGTGAATCAGTCCAGCACACCCAGTAAGCCTCCAGCCACAGCTCTCTATAAGACACCTGCTAAGAAGAGCAAGACTGCCCCAGAACCACCCTGCCAG GCCAGTCTGGTAGAGGAATACTTTGAGGCTCACGGCAGTTCGAAATTCCTGACATCAGACCGGACCCTGCAGCGCCTACACACACCTAAACTAGACagg GAGACGTTGTTTCGTCTGTTAGAAGGGAAACCGGCGTGTTATTCTGCAGAGATTGAGAAGCTCCACTCCAGTCACCATGAACACTTCAACAAGTGGATGCTGCAGCTACG gcTGGGTTACAGTGTATTGCTGTACGGGCTGGGCAGTAAGAAGGCCTTACTAGAGGAGTTCCGAGTGTCTCTGCTCTGTCAGGAGATGCACCTGGTTGTCAACGGATTCTTCCCTTCCATCACTCTCAAATCA ATCCTGACTGCTCTGTCTGCAGAGCTTCTAGAACACCAAGGAACGTTCCGGAACCCTGCTGACCAACTACAGTACATCACCACCACCCTCAGAGAAC AGCCGGACCTCCACGTGTACCTGTTGATCCACAACATTGACGGTCCCATGCTCCGCGGAGAGAAGACCCAGAATGCACTGGGTCAACTGGCCTCACTACCCAACCTGCACCTTGTCGCCTCCATCGACCACATCAACGCACCGCTCG TGTGGGACCACTGCAAACTGAGTCAGTTTAACTGGGTGTGGTGGGAGTGCGTGTGTTTCCAGCGTTATGTGGAGGAGACGTCCTATGAGAACTCTCTACTCGTTCAACAGACTGGAGCCCTCGCCCTCTCCTCCCTGACACATGTCCTACGTAGCCTTACGGCTAACGCCAG GGGCATCTTTAAACTGCTGGTGGAGTTCCAACTGGAGAACAAAGACAACACTTcatacacag gcttgtCATTCCAGGACTTCTACCAGCGTTGTCGGGAAGCCTTCCTGGTGAACTCTGACCTCACCCTGCGAACCCAGCTCACAGAGTTCAGAGACCACAAACTCATCCGCACAcgcaag GGTGCTGATGGGGTGGAGTACCTGCTGGTTGCTGTGGACACCAGCACGCTGACTGACTTCCTGGAGAAGGAAGTAgagtga
- the orc2 gene encoding origin recognition complex subunit 2 isoform X1, with amino-acid sequence MMMMMMMMCIGMTLCWKWCGDEGVLLCSMSLLEVRFVGDGDALEHIVDKQEDVQGSHSSLQRLVTLRSGAERSSREDGAGLSELHYVQALGTDEGEECVAAAAAAGGGASVFTFQTVKRANRMAQMGNTCPQRWKPASELARTPVRSVTFRTTPDPSSPAHNGCKSENRTPQKGRKVQFLSTTPHRLRKRLSDPSLRSDSDSELSPSDSGGEEEEEEEEDDDDEEEDRVNQSSTPSKPPATALYKTPAKKSKTAPEPPCQASLVEEYFEAHGSSKFLTSDRTLQRLHTPKLDRETLFRLLEGKPACYSAEIEKLHSSHHEHFNKWMLQLRLGYSVLLYGLGSKKALLEEFRVSLLCQEMHLVVNGFFPSITLKSILTALSAELLEHQGTFRNPADQLQYITTTLREQPDLHVYLLIHNIDGPMLRGEKTQNALGQLASLPNLHLVASIDHINAPLVWDHCKLSQFNWVWWECVCFQRYVEETSYENSLLVQQTGALALSSLTHVLRSLTANARGIFKLLVEFQLENKDNTSYTGLSFQDFYQRCREAFLVNSDLTLRTQLTEFRDHKLIRTRKGADGVEYLLVAVDTSTLTDFLEKEVE; translated from the exons atgatgatgatgatgatgatgatgtgcatcGGCATGACATTGTGTTGGAAGTGGTGTGGTGATGAAGGTGTGCTTCTGTGCAGTATGAGTTTATTGGAGGTGAGGTTTGTGGGCGACGGAGATGCACTGGAACACATAGTGGACAAACAAGAAG ACGTGCAGGGCAGCCACAGCAGTCTGCAGAGGCTGGTGACTCTGAGGAGTGGAGCGGAGAGGAGCAGTAGAGAGGATGGAGCAGGCCTTAGTGAGCTGCACTATGTCCAGGCCCTCGGAAcagatg agggggaggagtgtgtagcagcagcagcagcagcaggaggaggagcatcAGTGTTCACCTTTCAGACGGTGAAACGCGCCAACAGGATGGCCCAGATGG gaaatacatgtcctcagaGATGGAAGCCAg cgtctgAGCTGGCTCGGACCCCAGTGAGGAGCGTGACCTTCAGAACAACACCTGACCCTTCTAGCCCCGCCCACAATGGCTGCA AGAGTGAGAACAGGACTCCTCAGAAG GGCAGGAAGGTGCAGTTTCTTTCCACAACGCCCCACAGACTCAGGAAGAGACTCTCAG ATCCCAGCCTGAGGTCTGACAGCGACAGCgagctctctccctctgactctggaggggaggaggaggaggaggaggaggaggatgatgatgatgaagaggaggacagaGTGAATCAGTCCAGCACACCCAGTAAGCCTCCAGCCACAGCTCTCTATAAGACACCTGCTAAGAAGAGCAAGACTGCCCCAGAACCACCCTGCCAG GCCAGTCTGGTAGAGGAATACTTTGAGGCTCACGGCAGTTCGAAATTCCTGACATCAGACCGGACCCTGCAGCGCCTACACACACCTAAACTAGACagg GAGACGTTGTTTCGTCTGTTAGAAGGGAAACCGGCGTGTTATTCTGCAGAGATTGAGAAGCTCCACTCCAGTCACCATGAACACTTCAACAAGTGGATGCTGCAGCTACG gcTGGGTTACAGTGTATTGCTGTACGGGCTGGGCAGTAAGAAGGCCTTACTAGAGGAGTTCCGAGTGTCTCTGCTCTGTCAGGAGATGCACCTGGTTGTCAACGGATTCTTCCCTTCCATCACTCTCAAATCA ATCCTGACTGCTCTGTCTGCAGAGCTTCTAGAACACCAAGGAACGTTCCGGAACCCTGCTGACCAACTACAGTACATCACCACCACCCTCAGAGAAC AGCCGGACCTCCACGTGTACCTGTTGATCCACAACATTGACGGTCCCATGCTCCGCGGAGAGAAGACCCAGAATGCACTGGGTCAACTGGCCTCACTACCCAACCTGCACCTTGTCGCCTCCATCGACCACATCAACGCACCGCTCG TGTGGGACCACTGCAAACTGAGTCAGTTTAACTGGGTGTGGTGGGAGTGCGTGTGTTTCCAGCGTTATGTGGAGGAGACGTCCTATGAGAACTCTCTACTCGTTCAACAGACTGGAGCCCTCGCCCTCTCCTCCCTGACACATGTCCTACGTAGCCTTACGGCTAACGCCAG GGGCATCTTTAAACTGCTGGTGGAGTTCCAACTGGAGAACAAAGACAACACTTcatacacag gcttgtCATTCCAGGACTTCTACCAGCGTTGTCGGGAAGCCTTCCTGGTGAACTCTGACCTCACCCTGCGAACCCAGCTCACAGAGTTCAGAGACCACAAACTCATCCGCACAcgcaag GGTGCTGATGGGGTGGAGTACCTGCTGGTTGCTGTGGACACCAGCACGCTGACTGACTTCCTGGAGAAGGAAGTAgagtga